From Methanosarcina lacustris Z-7289, one genomic window encodes:
- a CDS encoding matrixin family metalloprotease — MKCSKKLLIGTLLLTALLVNMASPASAYQYNGRYWHQGYAQYTKDSSIPSSWSTPLASAANTWNNAGTNFFFYQISCNNKLYYKLLGDISILAVTHEVYSGDSMLSCTVDFNKDFGALWSTSGEQYHYDVQNVATHEFGHWLSLGDLYTSADTEKTMYYTISLGETKKRTLHSDDIAGIQSIY; from the coding sequence ATGAAATGTAGTAAAAAATTGTTGATAGGAACGTTGTTATTAACTGCATTGCTGGTAAATATGGCATCTCCGGCGTCAGCGTACCAGTATAATGGACGTTATTGGCATCAAGGATATGCTCAGTATACTAAGGATTCTTCAATTCCAAGTAGTTGGTCAACTCCTTTAGCTAGTGCTGCTAATACATGGAACAATGCTGGTACAAACTTCTTCTTTTATCAGATTTCTTGCAACAATAAATTGTATTACAAATTACTTGGAGACATCTCAATATTAGCAGTTACCCACGAGGTATACTCTGGTGATTCAATGCTAAGTTGCACCGTAGACTTCAATAAAGATTTTGGTGCACTCTGGTCAACTTCAGGAGAGCAATATCATTATGATGTGCAGAATGTTGCTACTCACGAATTTGGGCATTGGTTAAGTTTGGGCGATTTATATACTAGTGCAGATACTGAAAAAACGATGTATTACACCATATCACTGGGCGAAACAAAGAAAAGGACTCTTCATTCGGATGATATCGCAGGTATCCAATCCATTTATTAA